From Ancylobacter pratisalsi, one genomic window encodes:
- a CDS encoding glucokinase, whose translation MPHLILIADIGGTSSRLALVSANGVPTHVQIHRNDSFSGFEALIEADLAMRDPATTEAIDGAVLAVAGPANGQFIELTNRDWSLTKRNLRRHFGWHKLTVVNDFEALAYGVTALGPDDLAPIGQAHADKSAPMLVCGPGTGFGSAGLLRLGRGLQRAITGEGGRCRLGATTAEEARLLAHLVGELGPVVVEHALSGSGLSRIHRLFAGEDITPEQVIAAAHRDDDGALASIGIFLRLFGRIAGDLALIFDARGGVFLAGGISAALAPFFEASPFREAFQEHPPFEARLAATPVNVILHPTPGLVGCGQLGGRLAKALRARRAKLNLA comes from the coding sequence ATGCCTCATCTCATTCTGATCGCCGATATCGGTGGAACGTCATCCCGCCTCGCACTGGTCAGCGCCAACGGCGTCCCGACCCATGTGCAGATCCACCGCAATGATTCGTTCTCCGGTTTCGAAGCGTTGATCGAGGCCGACCTCGCGATGCGCGATCCCGCGACGACCGAGGCGATCGATGGTGCGGTGCTGGCGGTCGCAGGCCCGGCGAATGGACAGTTCATCGAGCTGACCAATCGCGACTGGTCCCTCACCAAGCGTAACCTGCGCAGGCATTTTGGCTGGCATAAGCTCACCGTGGTCAATGATTTCGAGGCGCTGGCCTATGGGGTTACGGCCCTTGGCCCAGATGATCTGGCGCCGATCGGTCAGGCACACGCGGATAAATCCGCGCCGATGTTGGTGTGCGGCCCCGGCACCGGCTTCGGATCGGCGGGACTTTTGCGGCTGGGCCGGGGACTGCAACGCGCCATCACCGGAGAAGGCGGCCGCTGCCGGCTTGGGGCTACCACCGCCGAAGAGGCGCGGCTGCTGGCCCATCTGGTCGGTGAACTGGGCCCGGTTGTCGTCGAACATGCCCTGTCCGGGTCGGGCCTGTCGCGGATCCATCGCCTCTTCGCAGGCGAGGACATCACGCCCGAACAGGTGATCGCCGCCGCTCATCGCGACGATGACGGTGCGCTCGCCAGCATCGGCATTTTCCTACGGCTATTCGGCCGCATCGCCGGAGACCTGGCGCTCATCTTCGATGCGCGGGGCGGCGTTTTCCTCGCGGGCGGCATTTCGGCAGCACTGGCCCCGTTTTTCGAGGCCTCCCCGTTCCGCGAAGCCTTCCAGGAACATCCGCCCTTCGAGGCCCGGCTCGCCGCGACACCGGTGAACGTCATTTTGCATCCCACGCCCGGCCTTGTCGGCTGTGGGCAGCTCGGCGGCAGGCTGGCAAAGGCGCTCAGGGCGAGACGCGCGAAACTCAACCTCGCGTAA
- a CDS encoding RluA family pseudouridine synthase encodes MSLVEPAIPFDIATRVLHRDGMMLVINKPAGLAVHRGPKGGETLADHLDTLRFGLPNAPELAHRLDKDTSGCLVLGRHRKALADLGRAFAEGSVGKTYMAVVRGVPAQSEGRIELKLSKRSPQRGWWMQVDPRGQEAISEWRVLATAEGLAVLALSPLTGRTHQLRVHLDAIGHPILGDNIYGGASRLPGGPILHLHSRRVVIPQRQGRDKIRDPIDVSAPLPDHMRMTLERAGLDVAALEAAADAALFTRG; translated from the coding sequence ATGAGCCTGGTAGAGCCCGCCATCCCTTTCGACATCGCCACGCGCGTGCTGCACCGCGACGGCATGATGCTGGTGATCAACAAGCCGGCAGGCCTGGCGGTCCATAGGGGGCCAAAGGGCGGGGAAACGCTCGCCGACCATCTCGACACGCTGCGCTTCGGCCTGCCGAATGCGCCTGAACTCGCCCATCGGCTCGACAAGGACACCTCGGGTTGCCTTGTGCTGGGGCGCCATCGCAAGGCGCTGGCCGATCTCGGCCGGGCCTTCGCCGAAGGCTCGGTCGGCAAGACCTATATGGCGGTCGTGCGCGGTGTGCCGGCACAGTCCGAAGGGCGGATCGAACTGAAGCTCTCCAAGCGCTCGCCGCAGCGGGGCTGGTGGATGCAGGTCGATCCGCGCGGCCAGGAGGCGATCAGCGAATGGCGGGTTCTGGCCACGGCCGAAGGGCTGGCCGTGCTCGCGCTGTCACCGCTCACGGGGCGCACCCACCAGCTTCGTGTGCATCTGGACGCGATCGGCCACCCGATTCTTGGTGACAATATCTATGGCGGCGCTTCCCGCCTGCCGGGCGGGCCGATCCTGCATTTGCATTCGCGCCGGGTGGTCATCCCCCAACGCCAGGGGCGGGACAAGATCCGCGACCCCATCGATGTCAGCGCGCCCTTGCCCGACCATATGCGCATGACGCTGGAGCGGGCGGGGCTGGATGTGGCGGCTCTGGAGGCGGCGGCCGACGCTGCACTCTTTACGCGAGGTTGA
- a CDS encoding patatin-like phospholipase family protein, with protein sequence MADTPITPKRPRAPSAKKAAGSNVVSTPSEAVASPEAVLSAAPAPEVTTSEAKSPEGASAGAAKPEAATPKAAGLKTAKPGLAKSTPAKSTPAKSTPAKSKAAKPVATQSSVAKPGTVKPKAAAAKSKPRANAVASDEMTKAEDVAGALSGPTGKAEVKRAPATAKKPAKSGGQELKVLNLALQGGGAHGAFTWGVLDRLLEDGRIAIEGISGTSAGAMNAAVLATGLARGGNEGGREALHRYWRAVSKDGRTSPLQRTLLDRLMGNWSLNANPSYIAFDVMSRFLSPYDFNPLNINPLMDLIEEHVDFDALQSCNHVHVFVSATNVHTGKVRVFSKHELTAQAIMASACLPFMFQAVEIDGVPYWDGGYMGNPAIFPFYNVVRTDDILLVQINPIIRRETPKTARDINNRMNEITFNASLLAQLRAADFVTRLLKSGNLNRKGDGIDGYRDLRIHRIDGAERLVALDASTKMNAEWEFLLYLKAVGREVAEAFLEKHFDDIGVRSTLDIQDELEKD encoded by the coding sequence GTGGCCGATACGCCGATCACACCGAAGCGCCCGCGTGCCCCGTCCGCCAAGAAGGCGGCCGGGAGCAACGTCGTCTCCACCCCAAGCGAAGCCGTCGCCTCGCCTGAGGCCGTGCTTTCGGCGGCGCCAGCGCCTGAGGTGACGACGTCAGAGGCGAAGTCGCCAGAGGGGGCCTCGGCCGGCGCGGCAAAGCCTGAAGCCGCGACGCCCAAGGCTGCCGGGCTCAAGACCGCCAAGCCCGGGCTCGCCAAGTCCACGCCCGCCAAGTCCACGCCCGCCAAGTCCACGCCCGCCAAGTCCAAGGCGGCCAAACCTGTTGCGACGCAGTCCTCGGTGGCAAAGCCTGGGACCGTGAAGCCGAAGGCGGCCGCCGCGAAATCCAAGCCGCGTGCAAACGCTGTCGCGTCGGATGAGATGACCAAAGCCGAGGACGTGGCCGGCGCGCTTTCCGGCCCGACCGGAAAGGCCGAGGTCAAGCGTGCGCCTGCCACAGCGAAGAAGCCGGCCAAATCTGGTGGACAGGAGCTGAAGGTACTCAACCTCGCGCTGCAGGGCGGCGGCGCACATGGCGCCTTCACCTGGGGCGTTCTCGACCGGCTTCTTGAAGACGGCCGGATCGCGATCGAAGGTATCTCCGGTACCAGCGCCGGCGCCATGAACGCGGCGGTTCTGGCCACCGGGCTGGCGCGCGGGGGAAATGAAGGCGGGCGTGAGGCGCTGCATCGCTATTGGCGGGCGGTCTCCAAGGACGGCCGCACCAGTCCGCTCCAGCGCACCCTGCTCGACCGCCTGATGGGCAACTGGTCGCTGAATGCGAACCCGAGCTACATCGCCTTCGACGTGATGAGCCGGTTCCTGTCGCCCTACGATTTCAATCCGCTGAACATCAACCCGCTGATGGACCTCATTGAGGAGCATGTTGATTTCGACGCGCTGCAATCGTGCAATCACGTCCATGTCTTTGTGAGCGCCACCAATGTTCATACCGGCAAGGTGCGCGTTTTCTCCAAACATGAGCTGACGGCGCAGGCGATCATGGCGTCGGCCTGCCTGCCGTTCATGTTCCAGGCGGTGGAAATCGACGGCGTGCCGTATTGGGATGGCGGGTATATGGGCAATCCCGCGATCTTCCCATTTTACAACGTGGTGAGGACCGACGACATCCTCCTGGTTCAGATCAACCCGATCATCCGCCGCGAAACGCCGAAGACGGCCCGCGACATCAACAACCGGATGAACGAGATCACCTTCAACGCCTCTTTGCTGGCCCAGCTGCGCGCGGCGGATTTCGTCACACGCCTGTTGAAGAGCGGTAACCTGAACAGGAAGGGCGACGGCATCGACGGCTATCGCGATCTGCGCATTCATCGCATTGACGGTGCCGAGAGGCTGGTCGCGCTTGATGCGTCGACCAAGATGAACGCGGAGTGGGAGTTCCTGCTCTATCTCAAGGCCGTGGGCCGCGAGGTGGCGGAAGCCTTTTTGGAGAAGCACTTCGACGATATCGGCGTGCGCTCCACGCTCGACATTCAGGACGAGCTGGAAAAGGACTGA
- a CDS encoding 3-hydroxybutyrate dehydrogenase, translated as MLKGKNAVITGSTSGIGLAYARALAAEGVNVTLNGFGDPAAIEKERASIESEFGVKAIYSGADLTKGSECAGLIKFAEETLGSVDILINNAGVQHVQPIEDFPDDKWDLIIALNLSAAFHAIKAAVPGMKARKWGRIINTASAHALVASPFKSAYVSAKHGIAGLTKTVALETATFGITCNAICPGYVWTPLVEKQIPDTAKARGITEEQVKEFLLAEQPTKEFVTVEQVAALAVFLCSDNAKSITGALQQIDGGWVAE; from the coding sequence ATGCTTAAGGGTAAGAATGCCGTCATCACCGGCTCCACCAGTGGTATCGGGCTGGCCTACGCCCGCGCGCTGGCCGCCGAGGGCGTGAATGTGACGTTGAACGGCTTCGGCGATCCGGCGGCGATCGAGAAGGAGCGGGCCAGCATCGAAAGCGAGTTCGGCGTCAAGGCGATCTACTCAGGCGCGGACCTGACCAAGGGCTCGGAATGCGCCGGGCTCATCAAATTCGCGGAGGAGACGCTCGGCTCGGTCGACATCCTCATCAACAATGCCGGCGTGCAGCATGTCCAGCCGATCGAGGACTTCCCGGACGACAAGTGGGACCTGATCATCGCGCTCAACCTTTCCGCCGCCTTCCACGCCATCAAGGCGGCCGTGCCGGGGATGAAGGCGCGCAAATGGGGGCGCATCATCAACACCGCCTCGGCCCATGCGCTGGTCGCCTCTCCCTTCAAGTCGGCCTATGTCTCGGCCAAGCATGGCATTGCCGGCCTGACCAAGACGGTTGCGCTGGAGACGGCGACGTTCGGCATCACCTGCAATGCGATCTGCCCGGGCTATGTCTGGACCCCGCTGGTGGAAAAGCAGATCCCCGATACCGCCAAGGCGCGCGGGATCACCGAGGAGCAGGTGAAGGAGTTCCTCCTGGCCGAACAGCCCACCAAGGAATTCGTGACGGTCGAGCAGGTCGCCGCCCTCGCAGTCTTCCTCTGCAGCGACAATGCCAAGTCGATCACCGGCGCGCTGCAGCAGATCGACGGCGGCTGGGTCGCGGAATAA
- a CDS encoding Fur family transcriptional regulator, producing MTIQLDATPKAPHAEHDHSICVAEALARAELCCGESGARLTPLRRRVLEVLADSHVPLGAYELVERLGASGEKTPPMSVYRALDFLVGEGLAHRVESRNAYIACGREHAADDVVVFLICDDCGLTTELASHAMGRDLAWAARSAGFSPRASVVEIPGLCAPCAEHRRGPAAGKDR from the coding sequence ATGACGATACAACTCGACGCCACACCCAAGGCGCCTCACGCCGAACACGACCACAGCATCTGCGTGGCCGAAGCGCTCGCACGCGCCGAGCTGTGCTGCGGCGAGAGCGGCGCCCGGCTCACGCCGCTGCGGCGGCGCGTGCTGGAGGTGCTCGCCGACAGCCATGTCCCGCTGGGAGCCTATGAGCTGGTGGAGCGACTCGGGGCCAGCGGCGAGAAGACGCCACCCATGTCGGTCTACCGCGCGCTCGACTTTCTGGTCGGCGAGGGGCTTGCCCACCGCGTCGAGAGCCGCAATGCCTACATTGCCTGCGGACGCGAGCACGCGGCGGACGATGTGGTGGTGTTTCTGATCTGTGACGACTGCGGATTGACGACGGAACTTGCTTCCCACGCCATGGGTCGCGACCTTGCCTGGGCGGCACGGTCGGCCGGTTTTTCCCCTCGCGCCTCGGTGGTGGAAATTCCCGGTCTGTGTGCGCCCTGCGCCGAGCACCGCCGCGGTCCTGCGGCCGGCAAGGACCGTTGA
- the ispG gene encoding flavodoxin-dependent (E)-4-hydroxy-3-methylbut-2-enyl-diphosphate synthase yields MPARIVAEELEAAGPAARRLTVPVKVGDITVGGGAPVVVQSMTNTDTADPEGTARQIATLARAGSEIVRITVDRDEAAMAVPEIRERLLKMGLNTPIVGDFHYNGHLLLTKYPDCAAALDKYRINPGNVGFGEKRDRHFATIIELAIKHDKAVRIGANWGSLDNDLLTTLMDENAKLPHPAQARAVTREALVRSALLSAALAEEIGLPKNRIILSAKVSAVQDLITVYAELARRADYALHLGLTEAGMGSKGIVASSTAMGVLLQMGIGDTIRVSLTPEPGGDRTREVTVAQEMLQTMGLRTFVPLVAACPGCGRTTSTTFQELAFEVQDFIRTSMPEWKKRYPGVETLNVAVMGCIVNGPGESKHADIGISLPGTGEFPTAPVYLDGKKAMTLRGPSLREDFKKIVEDYVAKRFGVGQPAAGVDAAE; encoded by the coding sequence ATGCCGGCACGTATCGTTGCCGAGGAGCTGGAAGCCGCGGGCCCGGCCGCGCGCCGCCTCACCGTGCCGGTGAAGGTCGGCGACATCACCGTCGGCGGCGGCGCTCCGGTGGTCGTGCAGTCCATGACCAATACGGACACGGCGGATCCGGAAGGCACGGCCCGCCAGATTGCGACGCTGGCCCGCGCCGGTTCGGAGATCGTCCGCATCACCGTCGACCGCGACGAAGCCGCAATGGCAGTTCCCGAGATCCGCGAGCGCCTGCTGAAGATGGGGCTGAACACCCCGATCGTCGGCGACTTCCACTACAATGGCCACCTTCTGCTGACCAAGTACCCGGACTGCGCTGCCGCGCTGGACAAATACCGCATCAACCCCGGCAATGTCGGCTTTGGCGAAAAGCGCGACCGCCACTTCGCCACCATCATCGAGCTGGCGATCAAGCACGACAAGGCGGTGCGCATCGGTGCCAACTGGGGTTCGCTGGACAACGACCTGCTCACCACGCTGATGGACGAGAATGCCAAGCTGCCGCACCCGGCGCAGGCCCGTGCCGTCACCCGCGAGGCGCTAGTCCGTTCCGCGCTGCTGTCCGCCGCGCTTGCCGAAGAGATCGGCCTGCCCAAGAACAGGATCATTCTCTCCGCCAAGGTGTCGGCGGTACAGGATCTCATCACCGTCTATGCCGAACTCGCACGCCGCGCCGACTACGCGCTCCATCTCGGCCTCACCGAGGCGGGCATGGGCTCCAAGGGTATCGTCGCCTCTTCCACGGCGATGGGCGTTTTGCTGCAGATGGGTATCGGCGACACCATCCGCGTCTCGCTCACCCCCGAGCCCGGTGGCGACCGGACGCGGGAAGTGACGGTCGCCCAGGAGATGCTGCAGACCATGGGCCTGCGCACCTTCGTGCCGCTGGTCGCCGCGTGCCCGGGCTGCGGGCGCACCACCTCCACCACCTTCCAGGAACTCGCTTTCGAGGTGCAGGACTTCATCCGTACCTCGATGCCGGAATGGAAGAAGCGCTATCCCGGAGTGGAAACCCTGAACGTCGCGGTGATGGGCTGCATCGTGAATGGGCCGGGCGAGAGCAAGCACGCCGACATCGGCATCTCGCTGCCGGGCACCGGCGAGTTCCCCACCGCGCCGGTCTATCTCGACGGCAAGAAGGCGATGACCCTGCGCGGCCCGAGCCTGCGCGAAGACTTCAAGAAGATCGTCGAGGACTATGTCGCGAAGCGTTTTGGGGTCGGCCAGCCGGCCGCCGGCGTCGACGCGGCGGAGTAG
- a CDS encoding aspartate-semialdehyde dehydrogenase: MGYKVAIVGATGNVGREMLDILSERGFPADEVVALASRRSVGTEVSFGDKTLKVKALEHYDFSDTDICLMSAGGDISKEWSPKIGRQGCVVIDNSSAFRYDSDVPLIVPEVNADAVKGFTKKNIIANPNCSTAQLVVALKPLHDLGTIKRVVVSTYQSVSGAGKDAMDELFAQTRAVFVSDPIEPKKFTKRIAFNVIPHIDVFMEDGYTKEEWKVMAETKKILDPKIKLTCTAVRVPVFISHSEAVNVEFERPVTVEEATEALRNAPGVLVVDKHEPGGYITPYEAAGEDATFVSRIREDATVENGLAFWCVSDNLRKGAALNAVQIAEVLVNRKLLAPKQKAA, encoded by the coding sequence ATGGGCTACAAGGTCGCCATCGTCGGCGCCACAGGCAATGTGGGCCGCGAAATGCTGGACATCCTCTCGGAGCGCGGATTCCCCGCCGACGAGGTTGTTGCGCTCGCCTCCCGCCGTTCGGTGGGCACGGAAGTCTCGTTCGGCGACAAGACCCTGAAAGTCAAAGCCCTTGAGCATTACGACTTCTCGGACACCGACATCTGCCTGATGTCGGCCGGCGGCGACATCTCCAAGGAGTGGTCGCCCAAGATCGGCCGTCAGGGCTGCGTGGTGATCGATAACTCCTCGGCGTTCCGCTACGATTCCGACGTGCCGCTTATCGTGCCGGAAGTGAACGCGGATGCCGTGAAGGGCTTCACCAAGAAGAACATCATCGCCAACCCGAATTGCTCGACCGCGCAGCTCGTCGTGGCCCTGAAGCCGCTGCACGATCTGGGCACGATCAAGCGCGTCGTGGTATCGACCTACCAGTCGGTATCGGGCGCGGGCAAGGATGCGATGGACGAGCTGTTCGCGCAGACCCGCGCCGTGTTCGTGTCCGATCCGATCGAGCCGAAGAAGTTCACCAAGCGCATCGCCTTCAACGTCATTCCTCACATCGACGTCTTCATGGAGGACGGCTACACCAAGGAAGAATGGAAGGTGATGGCCGAGACCAAGAAGATCCTCGACCCGAAGATCAAGCTGACCTGCACCGCGGTGCGGGTGCCGGTGTTCATCTCCCACTCCGAGGCGGTGAATGTCGAGTTTGAGCGGCCGGTCACCGTCGAGGAGGCCACCGAGGCGCTGCGCAACGCACCCGGCGTTCTGGTCGTCGACAAGCACGAGCCCGGCGGCTACATCACGCCCTACGAGGCGGCCGGCGAGGATGCGACCTTCGTGTCGCGCATCCGTGAAGACGCGACCGTCGAGAACGGCCTCGCCTTCTGGTGCGTGTCCGACAACCTGCGCAAGGGCGCGGCGCTGAACGCGGTGCAGATCGCGGAAGTGCTGGTGAACCGCAAGCTTCTCGCCCCCAAGCAGAAGGCGGCGTGA
- a CDS encoding DUF1007 family protein, with the protein MLARLLIFAVLAASGLAALSVPAFAHPHVWVVVNSELDYAPDGSLTGVRHNWTFDESFSSYALQGLENGPDGKPTEKTLSDLAQVNIDSLKDFDYFTYAKRGKEQFPFAPPKDYSLTYDGTALTLHFTLPLQKPLPSKGQTAIDVYDPTYFVAFQLADNDPVKLAGGPAGCTVNLHRPDPAATSSTTLSEGFFNALTSTSNFGSQFSNRATVSCP; encoded by the coding sequence GTGCTCGCCCGTCTCCTCATCTTCGCGGTTCTCGCCGCCAGCGGTCTCGCGGCTCTTTCCGTCCCCGCCTTCGCCCATCCCCATGTCTGGGTGGTGGTGAACTCCGAGCTGGATTACGCCCCCGACGGTTCGCTCACCGGGGTGCGCCACAACTGGACCTTTGATGAGAGCTTTTCGAGCTACGCCCTTCAGGGGCTCGAGAACGGTCCCGACGGCAAGCCGACCGAAAAGACGCTAAGCGATCTCGCTCAGGTGAACATCGATTCTCTCAAGGATTTCGACTACTTCACCTACGCGAAGCGCGGCAAGGAGCAGTTCCCCTTCGCCCCGCCGAAGGACTACAGCCTCACCTATGACGGCACGGCGTTGACGCTGCACTTCACATTGCCGCTGCAAAAGCCCCTGCCCTCGAAGGGCCAGACGGCCATCGACGTCTATGACCCGACCTATTTCGTCGCTTTCCAGCTGGCGGACAACGATCCGGTCAAACTGGCGGGAGGCCCCGCCGGCTGCACGGTGAATCTCCACCGGCCCGATCCGGCAGCGACGTCCTCCACGACACTGTCGGAGGGCTTCTTCAACGCCCTCACCTCGACCAGCAATTTCGGCTCCCAGTTTTCCAATCGCGCCACGGTGAGCTGCCCGTGA
- a CDS encoding nickel/cobalt transporter produces MKRLALALLTVLGAALALHPALAQSPFGVAAPSAAEPSGIAGFILAKQAEFYRLLTSAVRASKQDGSALALLGGISFAYGMFHAAGPGHGKAVISSYLLANEATLKRGVGLAFASALAQSMTAILVAAIFAVVIGATAATMSRAVYLIEVVAYGLIVLIGLRLAYAKGRALLAAWRGQPDHVHGADCGCGDDHAHMPGPEALPKQDGWREWWGAVLSVGLRPCSGAILVLVFALTQGIFWVGAASTLLMGVGTAITVSAIAALAVFAKRAAVRLAATRPGSTGSIVLRGVEFAAALLLVAFGLALLLGFMATERLSLA; encoded by the coding sequence GTGAAACGTCTGGCTCTCGCCCTGCTCACGGTGCTCGGCGCCGCACTCGCCCTGCATCCCGCCCTTGCGCAGTCGCCCTTCGGTGTCGCGGCGCCGTCCGCGGCGGAGCCGTCCGGCATTGCCGGCTTCATTCTCGCCAAGCAGGCCGAATTCTACCGCCTTCTCACCTCGGCCGTCCGCGCCTCGAAGCAGGATGGCAGCGCGCTCGCTCTGCTGGGCGGCATCTCCTTCGCCTATGGCATGTTCCACGCCGCCGGCCCCGGCCATGGCAAGGCGGTGATCTCGTCCTATCTGCTGGCCAATGAAGCGACGCTGAAGCGCGGCGTCGGCCTCGCTTTTGCCAGCGCGCTGGCCCAGTCGATGACCGCGATCCTGGTCGCCGCGATATTCGCCGTCGTCATCGGCGCAACAGCGGCGACCATGAGCCGGGCGGTCTACCTCATCGAGGTGGTCGCCTACGGGCTGATCGTGCTGATCGGTCTGCGCCTCGCCTATGCCAAGGGTCGCGCGCTCCTTGCCGCGTGGCGCGGGCAGCCCGATCACGTTCACGGCGCGGACTGCGGCTGCGGCGACGATCACGCGCACATGCCCGGTCCCGAGGCGTTGCCCAAGCAGGACGGCTGGCGCGAATGGTGGGGAGCGGTGCTCTCGGTGGGGCTGCGCCCCTGCTCGGGCGCGATTCTGGTGCTGGTGTTCGCGCTGACGCAGGGAATCTTCTGGGTCGGGGCGGCCTCAACCCTGTTGATGGGCGTCGGTACCGCGATCACGGTCAGCGCCATCGCCGCGCTTGCGGTCTTTGCCAAACGCGCGGCGGTACGTCTGGCGGCGACCCGGCCGGGCTCGACCGGGTCGATCGTTCTGCGTGGCGTGGAATTCGCCGCGGCGCTGCTGCTGGTCGCGTTCGGCCTCGCGCTGCTGCTCGGCTTCATGGCGACCGAGCGCCTGTCACTGGCCTGA
- a CDS encoding acetoacetate decarboxylase, which yields MKIEDVRRTAYSMPLTSPSYPKGPYRFFNREYFIITYRTDPAALQKVVPEPLKVTSDIVKYEFIRMPDSTGFGDYTETGQVIPVEFEGRKGGFVHSMYLDDEAPIAGGRELWGFPKKLAKPSFHVESDTLVAKLNYGSVLCACGTMGYKYEALDHDATLASLKAPNWMIKIIPHVDGTARICELVEYYLEDITLQEAWTGPAALGLYPHAICDVAKLPVLEVVSAVHLKANLTLGMGKVIYDYLKD from the coding sequence ATGAAGATTGAAGACGTTCGTCGCACTGCCTATTCCATGCCGCTGACCAGCCCCTCCTACCCGAAGGGGCCCTATCGCTTCTTCAATCGCGAATATTTCATCATCACCTATCGCACCGATCCGGCGGCGCTGCAGAAGGTGGTTCCCGAGCCGCTCAAGGTCACCAGCGACATCGTCAAGTACGAGTTCATCCGCATGCCGGATTCCACCGGCTTCGGCGACTACACCGAGACCGGGCAGGTGATCCCGGTCGAATTCGAGGGTCGCAAGGGCGGCTTCGTCCACTCCATGTATCTCGACGACGAGGCTCCCATCGCCGGTGGGCGCGAGCTCTGGGGCTTCCCCAAGAAGCTGGCCAAGCCGAGCTTCCACGTGGAGAGCGACACGCTGGTCGCCAAACTCAACTATGGCAGCGTGCTCTGTGCCTGCGGCACCATGGGCTACAAATACGAGGCACTCGATCACGACGCGACGCTGGCCTCGCTGAAGGCGCCGAACTGGATGATCAAGATCATCCCCCATGTCGACGGCACAGCGCGGATCTGCGAGCTGGTCGAGTACTACCTTGAAGACATCACCCTGCAGGAAGCCTGGACCGGCCCGGCCGCGCTCGGCCTGTACCCGCACGCGATCTGCGATGTTGCCAAGCTGCCGGTGCTGGAGGTCGTGTCCGCCGTGCACCTCAAGGCCAACCTCACGCTCGGCATGGGCAAGGTGATCTACGACTATCTGAAGGACTGA
- a CDS encoding WD40 repeat domain-containing protein has product MTALSSSPSSMPSSITSKLQPLDLGDGVVGAGFLGTRAVFALGSREIVLAGETVERVAAHNGAILSVSSDARRILTGGDDGRVVATAGDGSTQTLFEQKGRWIDQVAAGPDGSVAFSVGKTAHFQPLKGERRTLDLPSTVGGLAFAPKGTRLAIAHYGGATLWFPNAQAKPEVLAWKGSHRGVLWHPDGRFVITTMQEPALHGWRLADGANMRMSGYPARVNFMSFTSGGRFLATSGSNEAILWPFATKEGPMGKQPTMLAPRDMRVSCVAAHPKDEVFACGYDDGLVLLVRVSDGAEILARAPAGGPVSALAWRADGGALAIGTQEGVGGLIVL; this is encoded by the coding sequence ATGACTGCCCTGTCCTCATCCCCCTCTTCGATGCCCTCCTCGATCACGTCCAAGCTGCAGCCGCTTGACCTCGGCGACGGCGTTGTCGGCGCGGGCTTCCTCGGAACCCGTGCGGTCTTCGCTCTCGGGAGCAGGGAGATCGTGCTGGCGGGGGAGACGGTGGAGCGCGTCGCGGCCCATAATGGGGCGATACTCAGTGTTTCGAGCGACGCGCGCCGGATACTGACCGGCGGCGACGATGGCCGCGTCGTGGCCACGGCCGGCGATGGTTCGACGCAGACGCTGTTCGAGCAGAAGGGACGCTGGATCGACCAGGTCGCCGCCGGGCCGGACGGCAGCGTGGCGTTCTCGGTCGGCAAGACCGCCCATTTCCAGCCCCTGAAGGGTGAGCGCCGGACGCTCGACCTGCCGTCCACGGTCGGCGGACTTGCCTTCGCGCCGAAGGGCACGCGGCTCGCCATCGCCCATTATGGCGGGGCGACGCTGTGGTTTCCCAATGCGCAGGCCAAGCCCGAAGTCCTGGCTTGGAAGGGCTCGCATCGCGGCGTGCTCTGGCACCCGGATGGGCGCTTCGTCATCACCACCATGCAGGAGCCCGCGCTTCACGGCTGGCGGCTGGCCGACGGTGCCAACATGCGCATGTCCGGTTACCCCGCGCGGGTGAATTTCATGTCGTTCACGTCCGGTGGGCGTTTTCTGGCGACGTCCGGTTCCAACGAGGCGATTCTCTGGCCCTTCGCCACCAAGGAGGGGCCGATGGGCAAGCAGCCGACCATGCTGGCGCCCCGCGACATGCGCGTCTCCTGTGTCGCGGCCCACCCCAAGGACGAGGTGTTTGCCTGCGGCTATGACGATGGGCTGGTGCTGCTGGTCCGGGTATCGGACGGCGCGGAAATCCTGGCGCGCGCGCCAGCCGGCGGCCCGGTGAGTGCGCTTGCCTGGCGTGCCGATGGTGGCGCGCTTGCCATCGGTACGCAGGAAGGCGTCGGCGGTCTGATCGTACTGTGA